A single window of Periplaneta americana isolate PAMFEO1 chromosome 14, P.americana_PAMFEO1_priV1, whole genome shotgun sequence DNA harbors:
- the LOC138713150 gene encoding uncharacterized protein isoform X2 has translation MPTVERINMPEENEAPSPPWMDKKLLELWLKPHHGEVSVTDVESNVATSKGDNYLSVIHRLVVHTKEGQSYSLLVKCRLEDGDAANIMRESAIFKKEQEMYGVTLPKMSALLKKALPDSFEPLAPRCYYACKSFLVLEDMMTQGFRMCDRLQGLDLQQSLQAVRTVARFHASSLALLEQDPGCMDEYAVSFFTEPCLLSAWDKCFTGMAKTLREELETWPQEEWGEYVQKMRQVEQNVMQRLGKTVARNEKGPNVLVHGDFWINNIIFDDANRVRLLDFQLVNYTSPVLDLHLFLCTSANFDVRVHHTDTLLQEYHRVLCSTLTALEYSKPLMTLQEVHEEFDRKSSHGVWAMIGPAACMLTEPDNGFDLDKALMTGEIPGPSMYNDYYRTVLKWMLPVLDKKGAFNNP, from the exons ATGCCAACTGTAGAAAG aataaatatgCCTGAAGAAAATGAGGCACCTTCTCCGCCGTGGATGGACAAGAAGCTGTTGGAGCTGTGGCTAAAGCCGCATCACGGCGAAGTGTCTGTCACGGACGTGGAGTCCAATGTGGCCACATCCAAAGGCGACAACTACTTAAGTGTCATCCACCGCCTCGTGGTGCATACGAAGGAAGGACAGTCATACTCTCTGCTGGTGAAGTGTCGCCTCGAGGACGGCGACGCCGCCAACATCATGCGAGAAAGCGCCATCTTCAAGAAGGAGCAGGAGATGTACGGAGTGACGCTGCCCAAAATGTCAGCGTTGCTCAAAAAGGCTTTACCAG ACAGCTTCGAACCCCTGGCCCCTCGGTGCTACTACGCATGCAAGAGCTTCCTGGTGCTGGAGGACATGATGACGCAGGGCTTCCGAATGTGCGACCGCCTGCAGGGCCTGGACCTGCAGCAGAGCCTCCAGGCCGTGCGTACTGTGGCGCGATTCCACGCCTCGTCCCTGGCGCTGCTCGAGCAGGACCCTGGCTGCATGGACGAGTACGCCGTCAGCTTCTTCACGGAGCCCTGCCTGCTGAGCGCGTGGGATAAGTGCTTTACTG GTATGGCGAAAACTTTGAGGGAGGAGTTGGAGACGTGGCCGCAGGAGGAATGGGGCGAGTACGTCCAGAAGATGCGGCAGGTTGAGCAGAACGTGATGCAGCGCCTGGGCAAGACGGTGGCGCGTAACGAGAAGGGCCCCAACGTGCTGGTCCACGGCGACTTCTGGATCAACAACATCATATTCGACGACGCCAACCGGGTGCGACTCTTGGACTTCCAGCTCGTCAACTACACATCGCCCGTCCTCGACCTGCACCTCTTCCTCTGCACTAGCGCCAACTTCGACGTGCGCGTCCATCATACCGACACCCTATTGCAG GAGTACCACCGCGTACTATGCTCAACGCTGACGGCCCTGGAATACTCTAAGCCGCTGATGACTCTGCAGGAAGTCCACGAGGAGTTCGACAGGAAGTCGTCACACGGCGTGTGGGCTATGATTGGCCCTGCAGCCTGCATGCTGACTGAGCCTGATAATGGATTCGATCTGGACAAGGCCCTGATGACGGGCGAGATCCCCGGCCCCAGCATGTACAACGACTACTACAGGACGGTACTTAAGTGGATGTTGCCCGTTCTGGACAAGAAGGGAGCCTTCAACAATCCCTAA